One stretch of Saccharomonospora xinjiangensis XJ-54 DNA includes these proteins:
- a CDS encoding PadR family transcriptional regulator, whose amino-acid sequence MNATAAALLGLLHDGPATGGELVAAAEERFGTFFSVTRSQVYRELPALHKEGYVRLGKQGPRSSQQYVLTAGGKKAFKAWLTSASSPDHLRSPLILRVVNSGVLTPKQRAGLFDAARETYKAELDEAKAAVKAATDPVEKAVAEFGQAHARAALKLLDTVSSA is encoded by the coding sequence TTGAACGCAACTGCCGCAGCATTGCTTGGTTTGCTCCACGACGGTCCGGCTACCGGTGGCGAACTCGTCGCGGCGGCTGAGGAACGATTCGGCACGTTCTTCAGCGTCACGAGGAGCCAGGTCTACCGGGAGCTTCCCGCGCTGCACAAGGAAGGTTATGTGCGGCTCGGCAAGCAGGGGCCACGCTCGAGCCAGCAGTACGTCCTCACAGCAGGGGGGAAGAAGGCCTTCAAGGCCTGGCTGACGAGTGCGTCCTCGCCCGACCACCTGCGGAGCCCGCTCATCCTCAGGGTCGTCAACTCCGGTGTGCTGACGCCGAAGCAGCGCGCGGGGCTCTTCGATGCCGCGAGGGAGACCTACAAGGCCGAACTCGACGAGGCCAAGGCTGCCGTGAAGGCCGCGACCGACCCGGTGGAGAAGGCGGTCGCGGAGTTCGGTCAAGCGCATGCGAGGGCCGCGTTGAAGTTGCTGGACACCGTGTCGTCGGCCTGA
- a CDS encoding UPF0182 family protein: MATRPPASLPKLSRRARVLLIIAAVIVLLLLLGARLLDTYVDWLWYGEVGARSVFTTMLLTRVALFFATGLLVGGLLALSLWLAYRNRPVFVPVSSAEDPLARYRTLIAARTKLFGIGIPVVAGLIAGASGQGNWQVVQLWLNGTDFGRTDPVFDKDASFFTFDLPFYGWLLGWVFVALVISFFGALVTHYLFGGVRLAGRGGQVSGPARVHLLVMIGVFVLFKALEYFLDRYELLLSGRNDLFTGAAYTDLNAAMPAKLILLCISVLCAIAFFVGAFLKNIQLPAIALVLLLLSGLILGVAWPAVLEQFSVRPNANEKEAQSIEHNMAATKYAYQLDPGHVDMREDYTGNSNATPEEIRADSGTIPNIRLLDPNVLSSTFTQRVGRENFYGFPKKLDVDRYTVDGERQAYIVAAKEINTSGLAENQQTWINRHLVYTHGNGFVAAPANTIDRALEDANSDGGYPLARTSDTQNPTGAGIEVTEPRIYYGELATDYAIVGGTKGQAPGEYDTATDRSYLYEGKGGVPIDNLFNRLVFAAQYGERNILFSDQISDGAKIMYHRDPRERVEKIAPWLTVDGDPYPAVVEGRIKWIVDGYTTLNNFPYAQRTSLGGATQDSLTGVARQQDNRINYIRNSVKATVDAYDGTVTLYEMDKKDPVLKTWMKTFPGLVKPNKEITPELREHFRYPEDMFKVQRELLTKYHVKNAQEFYSTQTFWNVPQDPTEEGGLDPNSDTANQPPYYIYAQAPGQKEPTFQITSALTPLARQYLAAWVTVSSEPDDYGKMTVLKLPTGGGQQLEGPVQVQNAFQSNPKFTQDRTLLGNQSVDIIYGNLLTLPVAGGFLYVEPVYIQQRNAQSYPQLARVLVSFGGRIGVASTLNEALDEVFGEGTGEAATGPADDGSSGGDTGDQQQPPQNPGGDDQASPPANGDQNEAEIAQAVDDIQTALRKLKDAQKSGDFEAQGKALQELDAAAQRYEELTGSGN; this comes from the coding sequence GTGGCCACCCGGCCCCCAGCCAGTCTGCCGAAACTTTCTCGGCGTGCCCGCGTGCTGCTGATCATCGCGGCCGTCATCGTTCTTCTGCTCCTACTCGGCGCCCGTCTGCTGGACACTTATGTGGACTGGCTCTGGTACGGCGAGGTCGGCGCCCGCAGCGTCTTCACGACGATGCTGTTGACCAGGGTGGCGCTGTTCTTCGCCACGGGCCTGCTCGTGGGCGGGCTGCTCGCTCTGAGCCTGTGGCTCGCGTACCGCAACCGACCCGTGTTCGTTCCCGTGTCGAGCGCGGAGGACCCGCTCGCGCGGTACCGCACGCTGATCGCGGCAAGGACCAAGCTCTTCGGCATCGGTATCCCGGTCGTCGCGGGCCTCATCGCGGGCGCGAGCGGGCAGGGCAACTGGCAGGTCGTCCAGCTGTGGCTGAACGGCACCGACTTCGGCAGAACCGACCCGGTGTTCGACAAGGACGCCAGCTTCTTCACCTTCGACCTGCCGTTCTACGGCTGGTTGCTCGGGTGGGTCTTCGTCGCGCTGGTCATTTCGTTCTTCGGTGCGCTGGTGACCCACTACCTGTTCGGCGGTGTGCGGCTCGCGGGCAGGGGCGGCCAGGTCTCAGGGCCTGCGCGGGTGCATCTGCTCGTGATGATCGGCGTGTTCGTGCTCTTCAAGGCGCTCGAGTACTTCCTCGACCGGTACGAGCTGCTGCTGTCTGGGCGCAACGACCTTTTCACGGGGGCCGCCTACACCGATCTGAACGCGGCCATGCCTGCCAAGCTGATCCTGCTGTGCATCTCGGTGCTCTGCGCCATCGCGTTCTTCGTCGGGGCGTTCCTCAAGAACATCCAGCTCCCCGCGATCGCGTTGGTGCTGTTGCTGCTCTCCGGTTTGATCCTGGGCGTTGCGTGGCCTGCCGTGCTGGAGCAGTTCTCCGTGCGGCCGAACGCCAACGAGAAGGAAGCCCAGTCGATCGAGCACAACATGGCGGCCACCAAGTACGCCTATCAGCTGGACCCCGGACACGTTGACATGCGTGAGGACTACACGGGCAACAGCAACGCGACTCCTGAGGAGATCAGGGCGGACTCGGGCACGATCCCGAACATCCGGCTGCTCGATCCCAACGTGCTGAGCTCCACCTTCACCCAGCGGGTCGGCCGCGAGAACTTCTACGGCTTCCCCAAGAAGCTCGACGTGGACCGCTACACGGTTGACGGGGAGCGGCAGGCGTACATCGTCGCGGCGAAGGAGATCAACACCAGCGGTCTCGCCGAGAATCAGCAGACCTGGATCAACCGGCATCTGGTGTACACGCACGGAAACGGGTTCGTCGCGGCGCCTGCCAACACGATCGACCGCGCGCTGGAGGACGCCAACAGCGACGGCGGTTACCCGCTGGCGAGGACGAGCGACACGCAGAACCCCACAGGGGCGGGCATCGAGGTCACCGAGCCACGGATCTACTACGGCGAACTGGCCACCGACTACGCGATCGTGGGCGGTACGAAGGGACAGGCGCCCGGCGAGTACGACACGGCGACCGACCGGAGCTACCTGTACGAAGGCAAGGGCGGCGTCCCGATCGACAACCTGTTCAACCGGTTGGTCTTCGCGGCGCAGTACGGGGAACGCAACATCCTGTTCTCCGACCAGATCAGTGACGGCGCCAAAATCATGTATCACCGCGATCCGCGTGAGCGGGTCGAGAAGATCGCGCCGTGGCTCACCGTTGACGGCGACCCCTACCCCGCCGTGGTCGAGGGACGCATCAAGTGGATCGTTGACGGCTACACCACGCTCAACAACTTCCCGTACGCGCAGCGGACGTCTCTCGGCGGAGCGACACAGGACTCGCTCACCGGGGTTGCACGGCAGCAGGACAACCGGATCAACTACATCCGCAACTCGGTCAAGGCCACCGTCGATGCGTACGACGGCACCGTGACCCTGTACGAGATGGACAAGAAAGACCCGGTTCTGAAGACGTGGATGAAGACGTTCCCCGGGTTGGTGAAGCCGAACAAGGAGATCACTCCGGAGCTGCGGGAGCACTTCCGCTACCCCGAGGACATGTTCAAGGTGCAGCGTGAGCTGCTGACGAAGTACCACGTGAAGAACGCACAGGAGTTCTACTCGACGCAGACGTTCTGGAACGTGCCGCAGGATCCGACCGAGGAAGGCGGCCTTGATCCGAACTCCGACACGGCCAACCAGCCGCCTTACTACATCTACGCGCAGGCGCCGGGCCAGAAGGAACCCACGTTCCAGATCACGAGCGCGTTGACGCCGCTGGCTCGGCAATATCTGGCGGCGTGGGTGACGGTGTCGTCCGAACCGGACGATTACGGCAAGATGACGGTGCTCAAGCTGCCCACCGGTGGCGGCCAGCAGTTGGAAGGTCCGGTTCAGGTCCAGAACGCCTTCCAGAGCAACCCGAAGTTCACCCAGGACCGGACATTGCTCGGCAACCAGAGCGTGGACATCATCTACGGCAACCTGCTCACGTTGCCCGTCGCGGGCGGGTTCCTCTACGTGGAACCGGTGTACATCCAGCAACGCAACGCCCAGAGCTACCCACAGCTCGCGAGGGTGCTGGTGTCGTTCGGCGGCCGTATCGGCGTCGCGTCCACACTCAACGAGGCACTGGACGAGGTGTTCGGTGAAGGGACGGGAGAGGCCGCGACCGGTCCGGCCGACGACGGCAGCTCAGGCGGTGACACGGGCGATCAGCAGCAACCACCGCAGAACCCCGGGGGCGACGACCAGGCGAGCCCGCCCGCGAACGGCGACCAGAACGAGGCCGAGATCGCGCAGGCCGTTGACGACATCCAGACCGCCTTGCGGAAGTTGAAGGACGCTCAGAAGTCCGGTGACTTCGAGGCACAGGGCAAGGCGCTGCAGGAACTCGACGCGGCCGCCCAGCGATACGAGGAGCTCACAGGGTCGGGCAACTGA
- a CDS encoding PPA1309 family protein, translated as MTESENRAGSGRVAALAREVEEFVASGGWDQRPQLFALVPTADILRQQPELAGQLDQESEFTPVAQDELPDGDLGQALGRIAWPDAVHGCALAQEIIVLPPDAESELPALAEATAEGEVTEQDLERIRQAAADHPRRTEARLVAAVLRDGSASCVMRLRGGVPGSNAPEVPDEIVESPDLAPNLIEALRATLQP; from the coding sequence ATGACGGAGAGCGAGAACCGGGCAGGTTCCGGAAGGGTAGCCGCGCTGGCCCGCGAGGTCGAGGAGTTCGTCGCGAGCGGCGGCTGGGACCAGAGGCCACAACTGTTCGCGCTGGTGCCGACGGCGGACATCCTCCGCCAGCAGCCCGAGCTCGCAGGCCAGTTGGACCAGGAAAGCGAGTTCACCCCGGTCGCGCAGGACGAACTACCCGATGGCGACCTCGGCCAGGCTCTCGGTCGAATCGCGTGGCCCGACGCCGTTCACGGGTGCGCGCTCGCCCAGGAGATCATCGTGCTGCCGCCCGACGCAGAGTCGGAACTCCCCGCCCTGGCCGAAGCCACCGCCGAGGGCGAGGTCACCGAGCAAGACCTCGAGCGTATCCGGCAGGCCGCGGCCGACCATCCACGCCGCACCGAGGCCCGCCTGGTCGCCGCCGTCCTCCGCGATGGCTCGGCCTCCTGTGTCATGCGTCTGCGCGGCGGTGTTCCCGGCAGCAACGCCCCCGAGGTTCCCGACGAGATCGTCGAGAGCCCTGACCTCGCACCGAACCTGATCGAGGCACTGCGAGCGACCCTCCAACCTTGA
- a CDS encoding YlbL family protein, which translates to MSDSPDKAAPTEDSAGRPVGTLSDHDGAKPYLVRDRRRLSRRGWTMVVSGLLMLTFAVLGAFVRVPYVALGPGPTFDTLGAVDGTEVIKVEGERTYPTGGELRMTTVSLNDNITMFGALGMWLSGRYALAPREEYFRPGQSEEEVRKENLRQFQDSQSNAEVAALRELGHPVVPVVDQVVGDSPAADVLEPGDRIVKVDGKEVADSEAVREVLGGTRPGQTVSVTFMRGEEPERTESVTLARHPNGSYGFLGIQPADSAEVPFTVDIALEDVGGPSAGLMFALAIVDELTPGQLTGGEHVAGTGTIDSKGNVGEIGGITFKLVAAHEAGATAFLVPEGNCDEAVAGAPEGLRLVKVATLDDAVDALELLSQGRPAPSCGT; encoded by the coding sequence GTGAGTGACTCCCCGGACAAGGCGGCACCCACCGAGGATTCCGCAGGGCGTCCTGTCGGCACACTCAGTGACCACGACGGGGCGAAGCCGTACCTCGTGCGCGACCGGCGCCGGTTGAGCAGACGCGGCTGGACCATGGTGGTCAGCGGTCTCCTCATGCTCACATTCGCCGTCCTCGGCGCTTTCGTGCGCGTGCCGTACGTGGCGCTCGGGCCGGGGCCGACCTTCGACACGCTCGGCGCGGTGGACGGCACCGAGGTCATCAAGGTCGAGGGCGAGCGAACGTATCCCACCGGTGGTGAGCTGCGCATGACCACGGTGTCCCTCAACGACAACATCACGATGTTCGGCGCGCTGGGAATGTGGCTCAGCGGACGTTACGCACTCGCCCCGAGGGAGGAGTACTTCCGTCCTGGTCAGTCGGAGGAGGAAGTACGCAAGGAGAACCTGAGGCAGTTCCAGGACTCGCAGAGCAACGCCGAGGTCGCGGCTCTGCGCGAGCTCGGCCACCCGGTGGTTCCGGTGGTCGATCAGGTCGTCGGCGACAGCCCCGCCGCGGACGTCCTCGAACCCGGCGACCGGATCGTCAAGGTGGACGGCAAGGAGGTCGCCGACTCCGAAGCGGTCCGTGAGGTACTCGGCGGTACTCGTCCAGGGCAGACGGTGTCCGTGACGTTCATGCGGGGCGAGGAGCCGGAGCGCACCGAGTCGGTGACCTTGGCACGGCATCCCAACGGCTCGTACGGATTCCTCGGCATCCAGCCTGCCGACAGCGCCGAGGTGCCCTTCACGGTGGACATCGCGCTGGAGGATGTCGGTGGCCCCTCGGCAGGGTTGATGTTCGCGCTGGCCATCGTGGACGAGCTGACTCCCGGTCAGTTGACGGGAGGTGAGCACGTCGCGGGCACGGGGACGATCGACTCGAAGGGCAATGTGGGAGAGATCGGCGGCATCACGTTCAAGCTCGTCGCGGCCCACGAAGCCGGTGCCACGGCGTTTCTGGTTCCGGAGGGCAACTGCGACGAGGCGGTGGCGGGCGCGCCGGAGGGGCTCCGGCTGGTCAAGGTGGCCACGTTGGACGACGCCGTTGACGCACTGGAGCTCCTGTCACAGGGACGCCCGGCGCCGTCCTGCGGTACCTGA
- a CDS encoding zinc-dependent metalloprotease codes for MSNPPFGFGLPDPDKGRDNESSGGQSGSGPDAFQQLGQMLSQLGQMLSQAGSTSGPVNYDLAKQIALQRLGSEGRMGFTAGEESSESAVRDSAHLAELWLDEATILPAGATTTAAWTARDWIDRTLPTWQRLCDPVAKQVSSAWMQALPDEAKQAAGPLLSMVGQMGGMAFGSQLGNALAGLASEVLTSTDVGLPLGPETTSALLPQNIAKFTEGLERPKSEVLVYLAAREAAHQRLFAHVPWLRQRLLATVEEFASGITVDTSALEQLAGRVDPTNPASIEEVMSSGLLEPQTTPGQKAALGRLETLLALVEGWVDVVVADAVGERLPGAEALRETLRRRRATGGPAEQTFATLVGLELRPRRMRAASALWKLIGDRHGMQARDTLWTHPDLMPTADDLDDPLGFAERLGDTGALDDGVDPIAELERAERARRSESEPGPEEERRDEGDGENGVAGREPGDV; via the coding sequence ATGAGCAACCCACCGTTCGGCTTCGGACTGCCCGATCCCGACAAAGGCCGCGACAACGAATCGTCGGGCGGGCAATCCGGCTCGGGCCCCGACGCGTTCCAGCAGCTTGGGCAGATGCTCAGCCAGCTCGGGCAGATGCTGAGCCAGGCAGGCAGTACGTCAGGGCCGGTGAACTACGACCTGGCCAAGCAGATCGCCCTTCAGCGGCTCGGTTCCGAGGGCCGGATGGGGTTCACGGCGGGGGAGGAGTCCAGCGAATCGGCCGTCCGAGACTCGGCTCATCTCGCGGAACTCTGGCTCGACGAGGCCACGATCCTGCCTGCGGGAGCCACGACCACCGCGGCGTGGACAGCTCGGGACTGGATCGACAGAACGCTCCCGACCTGGCAGCGGCTGTGTGACCCTGTCGCGAAGCAGGTCTCAAGCGCGTGGATGCAGGCACTTCCCGACGAAGCCAAGCAGGCGGCAGGCCCGCTGCTCTCCATGGTGGGACAGATGGGAGGCATGGCGTTCGGCTCGCAGCTCGGCAACGCACTGGCGGGGCTCGCCTCCGAGGTGCTGACCTCCACGGACGTCGGACTGCCGCTCGGCCCCGAGACGACGTCGGCCCTGCTGCCCCAGAACATCGCCAAGTTCACCGAGGGACTGGAACGACCGAAGAGCGAGGTTCTCGTGTACCTCGCCGCCAGGGAGGCAGCACACCAACGGCTGTTCGCCCACGTCCCATGGCTGCGGCAACGCCTGCTGGCCACCGTCGAGGAGTTCGCGTCGGGGATCACCGTGGACACCAGCGCACTCGAACAACTCGCCGGCCGCGTCGATCCGACCAACCCGGCCAGCATCGAGGAAGTGATGTCCTCCGGCCTCCTCGAACCGCAGACCACCCCGGGGCAGAAGGCGGCGCTCGGCAGGCTGGAGACGCTGCTGGCGCTCGTGGAGGGCTGGGTTGACGTCGTGGTGGCCGACGCCGTCGGTGAACGCCTTCCCGGGGCTGAGGCGCTGCGCGAGACACTGCGGAGGCGGCGCGCGACGGGCGGGCCTGCCGAGCAGACGTTCGCCACGCTCGTGGGCCTCGAACTGCGTCCTCGCCGAATGCGCGCCGCGTCGGCTCTGTGGAAGCTCATCGGCGACCGGCACGGCATGCAGGCCCGCGACACCCTGTGGACCCACCCCGACCTCATGCCGACGGCCGACGACCTCGACGATCCACTCGGCTTCGCCGAGCGCCTCGGGGACACAGGCGCTCTCGATGACGGTGTCGATCCGATCGCGGAGCTCGAACGCGCAGAGCGAGCCCGCAGGAGCGAGAGCGAGCCGGGCCCGGAAGAGGAACGTCGCGACGAGGGCGACGGCGAGAACGGCGTCGCCGGACGAGAGCCCGGCGACGTCTGA
- a CDS encoding M48 metallopeptidase family protein has translation MEVRRSPRRRRTVTAYRDGDTLVVLIPATMTKAEEKHWVVEMQRKLQRTESRRANPARASDEALLLRCTQLSRRYLDGTAQPASVRWVPPMRTRWASCTPADRTIRVSERLREVPSWVLDYVLVHELAHLRVAEHNRTFWNLVNRYPKTERAIGYLEGLSAAERLGGSPLEQS, from the coding sequence GTGGAAGTCCGGAGGAGTCCCCGACGCCGCCGGACGGTCACGGCGTATCGGGACGGCGACACGCTCGTCGTGCTGATCCCCGCCACCATGACGAAGGCTGAGGAGAAACACTGGGTCGTCGAGATGCAGCGCAAGCTGCAACGCACGGAGAGCAGGAGGGCGAATCCCGCTCGAGCCTCCGACGAGGCTCTCCTCCTGCGCTGTACCCAGCTTTCCCGGCGGTACCTGGACGGGACGGCGCAACCCGCGAGTGTCAGATGGGTTCCGCCCATGCGCACACGCTGGGCTTCGTGCACTCCCGCCGATCGCACCATCCGGGTGAGCGAACGACTCAGGGAGGTGCCGTCGTGGGTACTCGACTACGTCCTCGTCCATGAGCTGGCACACCTGAGGGTCGCCGAGCACAATCGCACGTTCTGGAACCTGGTCAACCGGTACCCGAAGACCGAGAGGGCCATCGGGTACCTCGAAGGACTCTCGGCAGCCGAACGCCTGGGCGGTTCACCACTCGAACAGTCTTGA
- a CDS encoding ThiF family adenylyltransferase: MTGSPSGIVSRVPLPRRPRLRAGLPVVQRRTNEIQIGLDARHAVIATDLPPILVDVLRGLDGRRSTDTLLSLVRGEHADRLKAMLWSLAQRGLVEDAEGSAHRSGLPVSPSGIAPDSAARRSFGVHGGGRLGAAVTALLAGAGVARLCLAADGVVGKSDVGSGFHDDDVGRDRTSALANVARRLHPDVRIGRLRPGSASTELVILTDAVVPAPEVVTDLVAWGVPHLVARVRDGIGIVGPLVVPGRSSCLRCADLHRAGRDSCWPRIAGQLAGRYQEADITSVYGTAALAVGQAARALSVTLGTPSAQPPPTWNATLELDCVTGVVTRREWPPHPRCQCGAPQRRAGH, translated from the coding sequence ATGACCGGATCGCCGTCGGGAATCGTCTCCCGCGTACCGCTGCCGAGACGCCCGCGCCTTCGCGCGGGGCTGCCCGTCGTACAACGTCGGACAAACGAGATCCAGATCGGTCTTGACGCCCGTCACGCCGTCATCGCCACCGATCTCCCGCCGATTCTGGTGGACGTCCTGCGCGGTCTCGACGGGAGACGAAGTACCGACACGCTTCTCTCGCTGGTGCGCGGCGAGCACGCCGATCGCCTCAAAGCCATGTTGTGGAGTCTCGCCCAACGAGGATTGGTTGAGGACGCCGAGGGCTCCGCACACCGTTCCGGCCTCCCGGTGAGCCCGTCCGGTATCGCGCCGGACTCCGCTGCGCGCCGCTCATTCGGAGTTCACGGAGGCGGTAGGTTGGGGGCGGCCGTCACCGCACTGCTGGCCGGTGCCGGTGTCGCCCGGCTCTGTCTCGCAGCCGACGGGGTCGTCGGCAAGTCCGACGTCGGGTCTGGATTCCACGACGACGATGTCGGCAGAGATCGCACCTCCGCGCTCGCAAACGTCGCGCGGAGGCTCCATCCGGACGTCCGGATCGGCCGTCTCCGTCCCGGTTCTGCTTCCACCGAGCTGGTTATTCTCACCGATGCCGTCGTGCCGGCCCCCGAGGTGGTCACCGACCTCGTCGCGTGGGGTGTGCCGCATCTGGTGGCCCGGGTCAGGGACGGGATCGGCATCGTCGGCCCACTGGTGGTGCCCGGCCGGAGCAGCTGCCTGAGGTGTGCCGATCTCCACAGAGCAGGCAGGGATTCCTGTTGGCCTCGCATCGCGGGTCAGCTCGCGGGCCGGTATCAGGAGGCGGATATCACAAGTGTTTACGGTACCGCGGCGCTGGCGGTGGGCCAGGCCGCTCGAGCGCTCTCGGTGACACTGGGAACACCCTCTGCCCAACCGCCACCGACCTGGAACGCGACACTGGAGCTCGACTGCGTCACGGGCGTTGTCACAAGACGAGAGTGGCCACCGCATCCTCGCTGTCAGTGTGGAGCGCCACAGCGAAGGGCAGGTCACTGA
- a CDS encoding ABC1 kinase family protein — MTDSRDSLGDQQDAALPRRTMARTAKLASLPLGIAGRAVGGWGRRLTGQSAEDVNAVLSAKAAEQLFEVLGTLKGGAMKFGQALSVFEAAVPEEFAAPYRDALTRLQSAAPPMPSRQTRRVLAEQLGRSWTQRFADFDDEPAAAASIGQVHRAVWHDGREVAVKVQYPGADEALRSDLRQLQRFSRLFQALVPGTEVKPLLAELAERMNEELDYRTEADNQRRFARAFSGDDNVFVPKVVASAPKVIVSEWVTGTPYSRIIADGTVEQRNAAGRLLAEFHYSSPARAHLLHSDPHPGNFMLLDDGRLCVIDFGAVANLPDGAPRALGVMMRLALEGKSQDLFELLRAEGFVRPEVGLDADDVYAWLLPLVAPLTGETFHFTRRWAQKQAMRMGDTRNKDFHIGRSLNLPPQWLLIHRVTAGAIGILCQLDAELPVRAIVERWQPGFAD; from the coding sequence GTGACGGACTCCCGCGATTCCCTCGGCGATCAGCAGGACGCTGCCCTTCCTCGGCGGACGATGGCGCGAACCGCGAAGCTGGCGAGCTTGCCGCTCGGCATAGCGGGCCGAGCGGTCGGAGGGTGGGGACGACGCCTCACAGGGCAGAGCGCCGAGGACGTCAACGCTGTGCTGTCCGCCAAGGCTGCCGAGCAACTGTTCGAAGTCCTCGGCACGCTCAAGGGCGGTGCCATGAAGTTCGGACAGGCCCTCAGCGTGTTCGAGGCAGCCGTCCCCGAGGAATTCGCGGCCCCTTATCGGGACGCGCTCACGCGCCTTCAGTCGGCAGCACCGCCGATGCCGTCGCGGCAGACGAGGCGAGTGCTGGCCGAACAACTCGGCAGGTCGTGGACCCAGCGGTTCGCCGACTTCGACGACGAGCCCGCTGCTGCGGCGAGCATCGGCCAAGTGCATCGGGCCGTGTGGCACGACGGCAGAGAAGTCGCGGTGAAGGTTCAGTATCCGGGGGCGGACGAGGCGCTGCGCAGCGATCTCAGGCAGTTGCAGAGGTTCAGCAGGCTCTTCCAGGCATTGGTGCCCGGCACGGAGGTGAAGCCGCTGCTCGCCGAACTGGCCGAGAGGATGAACGAGGAACTCGATTACCGCACGGAGGCCGATAACCAACGCCGGTTCGCCAGGGCCTTCTCGGGCGATGACAACGTTTTCGTCCCGAAGGTCGTGGCGAGTGCCCCGAAGGTGATCGTGTCGGAGTGGGTCACCGGCACCCCCTACTCGCGCATTATCGCCGACGGCACCGTCGAGCAACGGAACGCGGCAGGCCGTCTGCTCGCCGAGTTCCACTACTCGTCCCCGGCGAGGGCGCACCTGCTCCACTCTGATCCGCATCCGGGCAACTTCATGCTCCTCGACGACGGGCGGTTGTGCGTCATCGACTTCGGCGCCGTCGCGAACCTTCCCGACGGGGCGCCGCGGGCACTCGGCGTGATGATGCGGCTGGCCCTCGAAGGCAAGTCACAGGATCTGTTCGAGCTGCTGCGGGCCGAGGGATTCGTGCGTCCCGAGGTCGGCCTCGACGCCGACGACGTCTACGCCTGGCTCCTGCCGCTCGTCGCGCCGCTGACGGGCGAGACGTTCCATTTCACGAGGCGCTGGGCGCAGAAGCAGGCGATGCGCATGGGCGACACCCGGAACAAGGATTTTCACATCGGCCGGTCGCTCAACCTGCCACCCCAGTGGTTGCTGATCCATCGGGTAACCGCTGGAGCGATCGGAATCCTGTGTCAACTGGACGCCGAGCTGCCCGTGCGGGCGATCGTCGAACGATGGCAGCCCGGCTTCGCCGACTGA
- a CDS encoding class I SAM-dependent methyltransferase — MSAGAHDDIDWAARLTELRRLDALESDAVQEVAERLAGGLPQDAVVVDAGCGAGGMSAALASVLKDNGGGRLVLIDASEELLVAAQEMAEETGGGDVAVTTVVADVAVDPLASLVPQADLVWASAMVHHLPDQQAGVTALVRLLAPGGRLALAEGGTGQSFLPWDIGLGHPGLESRLNAARNAWFADMRGRIDGAVAMPYGWTTALIRAGLVEATSFSYLVEHPPPVDDAVRRYVVERFTWLADVVNDRLAPADRETLAELLDPDSAYYVGARDDVFMLYARTVHTAVRPR; from the coding sequence ATGTCCGCTGGGGCGCATGACGACATCGATTGGGCCGCAAGGCTCACCGAGCTGCGTCGGCTTGACGCTCTCGAAAGCGATGCTGTGCAGGAGGTGGCCGAGAGACTCGCGGGTGGTCTGCCCCAAGACGCGGTCGTCGTGGACGCGGGCTGCGGAGCGGGAGGGATGAGCGCCGCCTTGGCTTCGGTTCTGAAGGACAACGGTGGCGGTCGGCTCGTGCTCATCGATGCGAGCGAGGAGCTTCTCGTCGCGGCTCAGGAGATGGCTGAGGAGACAGGGGGCGGAGACGTCGCGGTGACCACGGTGGTCGCCGATGTGGCCGTCGATCCGCTGGCCTCGCTGGTGCCGCAGGCCGATCTGGTCTGGGCATCGGCCATGGTGCACCACCTGCCGGACCAGCAGGCTGGTGTCACAGCCCTTGTGCGGTTGCTCGCCCCCGGAGGAAGGCTGGCACTCGCCGAGGGCGGGACGGGGCAATCGTTCCTCCCGTGGGACATCGGTCTGGGACATCCCGGTCTGGAGTCCCGTCTCAACGCGGCTCGCAACGCCTGGTTCGCCGACATGCGCGGGAGGATCGACGGTGCGGTGGCCATGCCTTACGGCTGGACCACAGCGTTGATCCGGGCTGGACTCGTGGAAGCCACATCGTTCAGCTACCTTGTCGAGCATCCTCCTCCCGTGGACGACGCCGTGCGGCGATATGTGGTGGAACGGTTCACCTGGCTCGCCGACGTGGTGAATGACCGGCTGGCCCCGGCGGACAGGGAGACTCTCGCCGAACTGCTCGATCCGGACAGTGCTTACTACGTGGGTGCTCGTGACGACGTGTTCATGCTCTACGCCCGCACCGTGCACACTGCGGTGCGACCTCGCTGA
- a CDS encoding WhiB family transcriptional regulator codes for MPSATAFASEKALTDDNAGTTGVAELLDSVTTPETDLPCRSGEADLWFAEAPADLERAKYLCGDCPVRASCLAGALARREPWGVWGGEIFERGAVVARKRPRGRPRKHPVVPTVSQASPATQAAQAAQPAGQRSAA; via the coding sequence ATGCCATCGGCGACCGCCTTCGCGTCGGAGAAGGCGCTGACCGACGACAACGCCGGTACGACTGGCGTGGCCGAGTTGCTCGACTCGGTCACTACGCCGGAAACCGATCTGCCGTGCCGTTCGGGGGAGGCGGACCTGTGGTTCGCCGAAGCTCCGGCGGATCTCGAGCGGGCGAAGTATCTGTGCGGGGACTGTCCGGTGCGGGCATCCTGCCTGGCGGGCGCACTCGCCCGCCGGGAGCCCTGGGGGGTGTGGGGCGGCGAGATCTTCGAGCGAGGCGCGGTTGTGGCGAGGAAGAGGCCGCGAGGACGTCCGCGCAAGCACCCTGTCGTACCCACGGTCTCGCAGGCATCACCGGCAACGCAGGCGGCGCAGGCGGCGCAGCCGGCCGGACAACGGAGTGCGGCATGA